A stretch of the Oncorhynchus clarkii lewisi isolate Uvic-CL-2024 chromosome 9, UVic_Ocla_1.0, whole genome shotgun sequence genome encodes the following:
- the LOC139416314 gene encoding aladin-like: protein MCSLALFPPPLSGDGETSQYNESNTDPSVWFEDSPALNLYFPRESLKPHSRQESSSKSAFRDHCETLYTRSAGAWRDAGLSGLLNEIANSSAEVPKWLGVSSSCVLALLRWVSSFHSSLFPHLTLSSEEMTAEFSQVLDWSDCAVRGFAWHPHTQKCAVALSDDSIKIYNPKSATTPTLKHRLQRSVAALQWKPLCASALAVACHNCLLVWHVDPTSLSTRPSSGCAQVLSHPGHSPVTSVAWSPNGPLLVSASPRDTAMLVWDVAVESCVPLHRVGGGGVTYLSWSPDGSRVLAATPSSLFRVWETRMWTCERWPSLKGRCQSGCWSPDGSRLLFSVQGETVIYALTFTDNPGVPLMMSGGPKAATVVADLSETTLNTPDGDIMVGGEIQSLAWDPRGERLAVHVKGDAGAGRPAMIAVFKTQISPAFKLLPCGFVQGEAGTEPRLMQFNPNYQHGAQLTVCWSNGKITHVPFCFMSAGNPQPGLGGSPSLPLTQGRPADYNNQTLYTELIS from the exons ATGTGTTCTTTGGCTCTGTTCCCCCCACCGCTGTCCGGCGATGGAGAGACTTCTCAATACAACGAGTCTAACACAGATCCATCCGTCTGGTTTGAG GATTCACCTGCTCTGAATCTGTACTTCCCGCGAGAGTCACTGAAGCCTCACAGCCGCCAAGAGAGCAGCAGCAAGTCGGCCTTTAGGGACCACTGTGAGACGCTGTACACGAGGAGtgcaggggcttg gcGTGATGCCGGCCTGTCTGGACTCCTAAATGAGATCGCAAACTCCAGTGCAGAGG TGCCCAAGTGGCTAGGGGTGAGCTCGAGCTGTGTCCTGGCCTTGCTACGCTGGGTTTCCTCCTTCCACAGCTCTCTGTTTCCTCACCTAACA TTGAGCAGCGAGGAAATGACCGCCGAGTTTTCCCAAGTGCTGGACTG GTCGGACTGTGCAGTGCGGGGCTTTGCCTGGCACCCACACACTCAGAAGTGTGCCGTGGCCCTTTCAGACGATTCCATCAAGATCTACAACCCCAAGAG TGCTACTACTCCCACCCTGAAGCACCGTCTGCAGCGCAGTGTGGCGGCTCTGCAGTGGAAGCCTTTGTGTGCGTCTGCCCTGGCCGTCGCCTGTCACAACTGCCTGCTTGTCTGGCACGTGGACCCCACCTCACTTtctaccag gCCTTCCTCTGGCTGTGCCCAGGTCCTGTCTCACCCAGGCCATTCCCCCGTCACGTCCGTCGCATGGTCACCTAACGGACCGCTCCTGGTGTCGGCCTCTCCCAGGGACACTGCCATGCTG gtgTGGGACGTCGCTGTTGAGAGCTGTGTGCCTCTCCACCGCgtgggagggggaggagtcacGTACCTGTCCTGGTCTCCCGATGGCAGTCGTGTGCTGGCAGCtacaccctcctccctcttcag GGTTTGGGAAACCAGGATGTGGACTTGTGAGCGGTGGCCTAGTCTGAAGGGACGCTGTCag TCTGGCTGTTGGAGTCCTGATGGGAGTCGGCTGCTCTTCAGTGTGCAAGGAGAGACCGTCATCTATGCCCTGACCTTCACTgacaacccag GAGTGCCCTTAATGATGTCAGGTGGGCCAAAGGCAGCAACAGTGGTGGCCGACCTGTCCGAGACCACCTTAAATACACCTGACGGAGATATCAT ggtcGGAGGAGAGATCCAGTCATTGGCGTGGGATCCGAGAGGAGAGCGTCTAGCCGTGCATGTCAAAG GAGACGCCGGAGCAGGCCGCCCTGCCATGATCGCAGTGTTCAAGACTCAAATCAGCCCCGCTTTTAAGCTTCTGCCATG tggtttTGTCCAGGGGGAGGCCGGGACAGAGCCCAGACTGATGCAGTTTAACCCCAACTACCAGCATGGAGCCCAGCTCACTGTG TGTTGGTCCAATGGGAAGATTACCCACGTGCCTTTCTGCTTTATGAGTGCTGGTAATCCCCAGCCTGGCCTGGGAGGCAGCCCGTCTCTCCCCCTGACCCAGGGCAGACCAGCCGACTACAACAACCAGACTCTCTACACAGAACTCATCTCCtga